Proteins found in one Mytilus edulis chromosome 2, xbMytEdul2.2, whole genome shotgun sequence genomic segment:
- the LOC139510786 gene encoding E3 ubiquitin-protein ligase TRIM45-like codes for MASVSLVQKAQLPVTCQLCDEKTKINWKCLDCDFLLCDKCKSIHSRVKTQLEHSVINLKDIGQQDTYRKPEARLKVIRCETHEQQTYCVYCRDCEQLACPVCLSQNHKKHDLEEIRTIVEEKKLEIRDNEQKYRTILLKKDEYNDFILDKAVLIHEDKYNETKKQIRDHEQFMKNEVTRHTNELLVDLDDRLKTTKLSISQEKTKLVERKSHIIEKLKDIREWQTKTDTMEILKMADSAKKYFQELTEEEIFIPLSSSMFVKGMSSESLTNAIGSIQENDIHKQDITKEIKLEVVKIYETEVYRIFSLDPSNDGSFFLYCKSVVGNVLTDALVNIQQLDTKEDRVKNNFTRKLASDGLAILPNGTLLSSSVKERKVFVHSKSGKKLREFKEMAPKAPGALHITADHHILVGTVDANCEHQLEKWTMDGKILKVFRFDNLKRNLFELIVKLNTDSQGNIFVVDYVEYDSSRGKIIKLNNEGQRMWVYDGHSKVNSYYMPFLPTDILNICRNSWITYDRNTHTIHVLGSNGKLQNYFNVKELNIESSILSMAISKDGHVIFGEGVTGEEMGSRSKTAKLYVLKLKEC; via the coding sequence ATGGCCAGTGTTTCTTTAGTACAGAAGGCGCAGCTTCCAGTAACCTGTCAACTCTGTGATGAAAAGACAAAAATTAATTGGAAATGTCTTGATTGTGATTTTCTACTATGTGACAAGTGCAAGTCAATTCACTCAAGGGTGAAAACACAACTTGAACATTCTGTCATTAATTTAAAGGATATTGGGCAGCAAGATACTTATCGAAAACCAGAAGCAAGGTTAAAAGTCATTCGATgcgaaacacacgaacaacagacGTACTGTGTTTATTGCAGGGACTGTGAACAATTAGCATGCCCAGTATGCTTGTCTCAGAACCATAAGAAACATGACTTAGAAGAAATAAGAACTATTGTGGAAGAAAAAAAGTTGGAGATAAGAGATAACGAACAAAAATATAGGACTATTCTTTTGAAGAAAGATGAATATAATGATTTTATCTTAGACAAAGCAGTTCTAATTCATGAAGATAAATACAACgaaacaaagaaacaaataagAGACCATGAACAGTTTATGAAAAATGAAGTAACAAGACACACAAATGAACTTCTTGTTGACCTCGATGACAGgttaaaaacaacaaaactttCTATTTCACAAGAGAAAACGAAACTTGTTGAAAGGAAATCACATATAATTGAAAAACTAAAAGACATTCGAGAATGGCAGACAAAAACAGACACAATGGAAATTCTAAAAATGGCGGATTCtgctaaaaaatattttcaagaactTACTGAAGAAGAAATCTTCATTCCACTGTCATCCTCAATGTTTGTCAAAGGGATGAGCTCAGAAAGTCTGACAAATGCTATAGGGTCAATTCAAGAGAATGATATCCATAAACAAGATATAACGAAGGAAATAAAACTCGAGGTCGTGAAAATTTACGAAACTGAGGTCTATAGAATATTTTCCTTGGATCCAAGTAATGATGGTTCTTTTTTTCTATACTGTAAAAGTGTTGTCGGAAACGTTCTAACCGATGCCTTAGTAAACATACAACAGCTAGACACTAAAGAAGATAGAGTTAAAAACAATTTTACGAGGAAGCTGGCTTCTGATGGCCTTGCTATTTTACCAAATGGAACATTGCTCTCTTCCTCAGTAAAAGAACGCAAAGTTTTTGTTCATTCCAAATCTGGAAAAAAGTTAAGAGAGTTTAAAGAAATGGCACCTAAGGCACCTGGTGCACTTCACATAACTGCAGATCATCATATTCTAGTCGGGACTGTTGACGCAAATTGCGAACATCAACTCGAAAAATGGACGATGGATGGCAAAATTCTGAAAGTATTTCGCTTTGACAATCTGAAAAGAAACCTGTTCGAATTGATAGTTAAGCTGAACACAGATTCGCAGGgtaacatttttgttgttgattacgTTGAGTATGATAGTTCAAGAGGGAAAATAATAAAGTTAAACAACGAAGGACAACGGATGTGGGTTTATGATGGTCATTCTAAAGTAAATTCTTATTATATGCCATTTTTGCCAACTGACATTTTAAACATTTGCCGAAATTCGTGGATTACGTATGATAGAAATACTCATACCATTCATGTACTTGGTTCAAACGGAAAACTTCAAAATTACTTTAATGTCAAAGAATTGAACATTGAATCCAGTATACTCAGTATGGCAATATCGAAGGACGGTCACGTGATCTTTGGAGAAGGAGTCACGGGAGAGGAAATGGGATCAAGAAGCAAGACAGCTAAACTGTATGTTCTTAAACTAAAAGAATGCTAA
- the LOC139510787 gene encoding RING finger domain and kelch repeat-containing protein DDB_G0271372-like encodes MECETHKQQTYCVYCRDCEKLACPVCLSQNHKKHDLEEIRTIVEEKKLEIKRYEQRYRTSLLPEDDDNDFLLGKAVILNNEKYDETKKKIKDHEQFMKNEVARHINELLVDLDDRLKTNQLCISQEKKKLVERRSQMNEKIREIRECEKKTDIMEILKMAASAKRYFQKLTDEEIIIPLSSSVFVKGKSPESLKTIIGSIQEENIPKQNITKEIKLEVVKIYKTDVYEVFSVDPSNDGSFFSIL; translated from the coding sequence ATGGAATGCGAAACACACAAACAACAGACGTACTGTGTATATTGCAGGGACTGTGAAAAATTAGCATGCCCAGTCTGCTTGTCTCAGAACCATAAGAAACATGACTTAGAAGAAATAAGAACAATTGTGGAAGAAAAAAAGTTGGAGATAAAACGTTATGAACAAAGATATAGGACTAGTCTTTTGCCGGAGGATGACGATAATGACTTTCTATTGGGCAAAGCAGTTATACTTAATAACGAAAAATACGacgaaacaaagaaaaaaataaaggaccatgaacaattcatgaaaaATGAAGTAGCAAGACACATCAATGAACTTCTTGTTGACCTGGATGACAGGTTAAAAACAAATCAACTGTGTATTTCACAAGAGAAGAAGAAACTTGTTGAAAGAAGATCACAGATGAATGAAAAAATTCGAGAAATTCGAGAATGTGagaaaaaaacagacataatggaAATTCTTAAAATGGCGGCTTCTGcaaaaagatattttcaaaagCTTACTGACGAAGAAATCATAATTCCACTGTCGTCCTCAGTATTTGTCAAAGGAAAGAGTCCAGAAAGTCTGAAAACTATAATAGGATCAATTCAAGAGGAGAATATCCCTAAACAAAATATTACGAAGGAAATAAAGCTAGAAGtcgtaaaaatttacaaaactgaTGTCTATGAAGTATTTTCTGTGGATCCAAGTAATGATggttcatttttttctatactGTAA